Within the Clostridium scatologenes genome, the region ATCATTTTGGCTAATCCTTCTGTAATTGCAGTTTTGCCTACCCCAGGTTCACCTACATGAATTGGATTGTTTTTAAGTCTTCTTGAAAGCACTTGTATAGTTCTATCTAATACATCTTCTCTTCCAATAAGAGGGTCTATTTGTCCGTTCCTAGCTCTTTCTGTAAGTTCTATAGTATACTGACTTAACGAACCTTCTTCTTGTCTTTCATGGTTATCTTCATAAGCATCTTCTTCTATTTCTTCCAAATCAAATTCTGAAATACCATGGGTTATATAATCTAACATATCTAATCTTTGAATTCCTTGCTTCTTTAAGAAATAACTAGCATAACTTTCTTCTTCGTCATACATAGCTACAAATATATCACCTAACCCTATAATTTCCTTTTCAGCTGATAATACATGCTGTCCTGCTGAAGCTACTATATTGCCTACTCCAATAGTTTCTGTTGGCTCTCCCTTTTCTATTAAATCCATATTATCTTTAAAATATTTTATTAAATCTTCTTTTATATATTCTACATTACCACCACAATTTTCTATTATTTTTTTCCCCTCTTCAAAGAATAAGGAAGCATATAAAATATGTTCTGGTGTAAAATATTCATGTTTTGAATATTTTGCTTCATTATATGCAGCTGTAATGATTTCATTTACTATAGTATCTAATTTCATTTTTACTCCTCTTCTATACTAAATTTTAATGGAAATCCACTTTCTCGTGATGCATTCATTGCTTGTGTCATTTTAGTAGCTGCTATATCATAGGAATATATACCTGCAATTCCTATGCCGCTCCTATGTACATCATACATAATCTTTGTAGCTTCTACTACAGACTTTTTAAAAATCTCTATTAAAATTTTTATGACAAATTCCATAGTAGTATAATCATCATTGTATATAATTACTCTATACATTTTTGGTTTTTTTATTTCTATTTTTGTATCTTGCTTTTCAATAGTTTTCTGACTCATTTATAAACAACTCCAAAGTTAAAATTATTATATCGTTAGATCTAAATTAAGTTTAGTTTAATTTTGTTTAATTATTCCTACTGCTACTCCTATAATCCTTGCCCCTTCATCATTGATGCGAATAGGTTCATATTTCTTATTTTCAGGCATAAGATATATGCCTTCTTTTTTATTTACAAACCTTTTTAATGTAGCATTTCCATCTAAGTTAACTGCTACAATATCCTTATTTTGAACTGTATATTGTTTTTTGATTATCACATAATCTCCATTATCTATATCGGCACCTATCATACTGTCTCCTCTAACTTTTAATATGAAACAATCCTTCATTCCCTTAAGCCAATAAGTTGGAACATAAAAAACATCTTCAATTTCAGGATTCATGAGTATTGGCTCTCCTGCTGCTATATCACTATATACAGGTAATTTTTTTAATTCCTCTTCACTATATTTATATTGCGAATCTGAATCTTTTACTATTATTTCAGAAATATTATTTATGTCTCTAGATAATTCATAATTTCTTCCATGCTTTATGTCACAATACTTAAATGATTCTATAGAATATTCAATACTCTTCTTTTCCTCATGATTTTCATATTTTTTAGTGAATATATGTCCTTTTACTTTTGATGGCAACCCTAAACTGCTAATCTTACGTGATTTTATTAACCATCCATTTGAATTTTTACAACTATCTTTACTAATTATATAAGTAGTACTAAAATAAGTTTCCTTACTATTTAGCTCTCTTAACAATTCTAGCTGTACCTTAGTTAGGTTTTGACTTTCATCTACTATAACATGGGTATACTTTTCATCAGTAATATTTTTACATTGCTGTAATGCTATTAATGCCATATCTTCTAAATCAATTAAATTTTTTTCTTCAAGCTTTTCATTATATAAGGTCATAATTTTAAAAATAGCTTCTCTTATATCAGAGTTTTTCATTAATCTTC harbors:
- the lexA gene encoding transcriptional repressor LexA, translated to MELNAAQIKLVENKSLGYNLLKGVTGAGKTTTAVYRGVYLENYYCLYDKDRILMIAGDSTQIENIKRIYDKAKENTKFNYITLFSNLDDKLCIHSIEDIIYKYFQYDKKYSNYNIIESKKEKKEILVQCIKDVKKSYEKVKILNSKYIEFIIDEISWIKSCNYTILENYQDADRIGRSNNETQGPRRLMKNSDIREAIFKIMTLYNEKLEEKNLIDLEDMALIALQQCKNITDEKYTHVIVDESQNLTKVQLELLRELNSKETYFSTTYIISKDSCKNSNGWLIKSRKISSLGLPSKVKGHIFTKKYENHEEKKSIEYSIESFKYCDIKHGRNYELSRDINNISEIIVKDSDSQYKYSEEELKKLPVYSDIAAGEPILMNPEIEDVFYVPTYWLKGMKDCFILKVRGDSMIGADIDNGDYVIIKKQYTVQNKDIVAVNLDGNATLKRFVNKKEGIYLMPENKKYEPIRINDEGARIIGVAVGIIKQN
- a CDS encoding ATP-dependent Clp protease adaptor ClpS, which codes for MSQKTIEKQDTKIEIKKPKMYRVIIYNDDYTTMEFVIKILIEIFKKSVVEATKIMYDVHRSGIGIAGIYSYDIAATKMTQAMNASRESGFPLKFSIEEE